One Mangifera indica cultivar Alphonso chromosome 4, CATAS_Mindica_2.1, whole genome shotgun sequence genomic region harbors:
- the LOC123213957 gene encoding clp protease adapter protein ClpF, chloroplastic — protein sequence MVQGLSVGTLTISGNGAFHGSTSSWRRHFKLVKKTYLGIDGQCLWEQCVQNLHLRGKPNRLRQRNLRVEAGWLFKGGDQGLDSSSERSEAANEDILIFFFQLDLATRVQCALNMEQYDVAQQLRNKLTEVETEINRQKEAKRGLSSKNEAQDKAISVIRLRADLQSAIQSENYALAAELRDQISKLEAESLAASAKALVFETAQYAFRLGQKVKHKIFGYQAVICGMDPVCCESSSWMDTAQVDKLPRGSNQPFYQALVDMHADPNLLVAYVPEDNLIAPEQPDTGRFDHPYVSFLFYGMDTAGDFIPIKQLREKYNRPRHEVPMDPEDEEPK from the exons ATGGTACAAGGCCTTTCAGTAGGCACGCTAACAATCTCTGGAAATGGCGCGTTTCATGGGTCAACTTCTTCATGGCGAAGACATTTCAAACTAGTGAAGAAAACCTATTTGGGGATTGATGGGCAATGCCTTTGGGAGCAATGTGTTCAAAACTTACACCTGAGGGGTAAGCCCAATAGACTAAGACAGAGAAATTTGAGGGTTGAAGCTGGGTGGCTCTTTAAAGGTGGTGACCaagggttggattcaagctCAGAGCGTAGTGAGGCTGCTAATGAGGATATactgattttcttttttcagctAGACTTGGCAACTCGAGTACAG TGCGCTTTAAACATGGAGCAGTATGATGTTGCACAACAGTTGAGAAACAAACTTACCGAG GTTGAGACAGAAATAAACAGGCAAAAGGAGGCAAAAAGGGGATTATCCTCAAAGAATGAAGCTCAAGATAAGGCTATAAGTGTTATAAGATTGCG TGCAGATTTGCAGAGTGCCATTCAGAGTGAAAATTATGCTTTAGCGGCTGAACTGCGGGATCAAATTTCCAAATTAGAGGCAGAGTCTCTGGCTGCATCAGCAAAAGCTCTGGTGTTTGAAACTGCACAATATGCATTTCGTTTAGGGCAGAAAGTGAAGCATaaaatttttg GCTATCAAGCTGTAATTTGTGGAATGGATCCAGTGTGCTGTGAATCTAGTTCATGGATGGATACTGCACAAGTCGACAAGTTGCCTCGAGGTTCTAATCAGCCATTTTATCAG GCCTTGGTTGACATGCATGCAGATCCCAATCTACTAGTGGCATATG TTCCTGAGGATAATTTGATAGCCCCTGAACAGCCAGACACG GGAAGGTTCGATCATCCATatgtttcctttttattttatgggATGGATACAGCTGGGGATTTCATCCCAATCAAGCAGCTGCGTGAGAAGTATAACAGGCCACGTCATGAAGTGCCCATGGATCCAGAAGATGAGGAGCCGAAGTGA